From one Longimicrobiaceae bacterium genomic stretch:
- a CDS encoding acyl-CoA dehydrogenase family protein has product MELTSSSRLRELVARAREVTETVAAPNAEAEDRDARWPGPAMRALADAGLMGLHVPEDLGGHGEGLSGLVALSETLAQGSASAAMCYAMHCVGTAVIAAKATDHHKEAYLVPIARGEHVTTLALSEPGTGIHFYLPQSLVLPESDHYLVRGTKSFVTNGGEADSYVVSVAAPDEEGAGEGTFSCVLVDEGTPGLRWEEPWAGLGMRGNSSRTVRLEDVPVPRGNLLGEEGDQLWYVFEVVAPYFLMAMAGTYLGVASAAFAIAREHLGTRRYAHSGELLGSSPVLAHRLGELWTELSRTRHLVHAAAARADAGDPDALPEVLACKAAAGDTAVLLTNEAMTLCGGSGYRENGTLARLLRDARASHVMAPTTDILKTWVGRALLGQPLL; this is encoded by the coding sequence ATGGAGCTGACGTCCTCCTCCCGCCTGCGTGAGCTGGTCGCCCGCGCGCGCGAGGTCACCGAGACCGTAGCCGCCCCCAACGCGGAGGCCGAGGACCGGGACGCCCGGTGGCCCGGGCCCGCCATGCGCGCGCTCGCGGACGCCGGGCTCATGGGGCTGCACGTGCCGGAGGATCTCGGCGGCCACGGCGAGGGGCTCAGCGGCCTGGTGGCGCTGTCGGAGACGCTGGCGCAGGGGAGCGCCTCCGCCGCCATGTGCTACGCCATGCACTGCGTGGGCACCGCGGTCATCGCCGCCAAGGCCACCGATCACCACAAGGAGGCGTACCTCGTCCCCATCGCGCGGGGGGAGCACGTCACCACCCTGGCGCTGAGCGAGCCGGGGACGGGCATCCACTTCTACCTCCCCCAGTCGCTCGTCCTCCCCGAGAGCGACCACTACCTCGTGCGCGGCACCAAGAGCTTCGTCACCAACGGCGGCGAGGCCGACTCGTACGTGGTATCGGTGGCGGCCCCGGACGAGGAGGGAGCCGGCGAGGGGACCTTCAGCTGCGTGCTGGTGGACGAGGGGACGCCGGGGCTCCGCTGGGAGGAGCCCTGGGCGGGGCTGGGGATGCGGGGCAACAGCTCCCGCACCGTCCGGCTGGAGGACGTCCCCGTCCCCCGCGGCAACCTCCTGGGCGAGGAGGGCGACCAGCTCTGGTACGTGTTCGAGGTGGTGGCGCCCTACTTCCTCATGGCGATGGCCGGCACCTACCTGGGGGTGGCCTCCGCCGCCTTCGCCATCGCCCGCGAGCACCTGGGGACGCGCCGCTACGCGCACTCCGGCGAGCTGCTGGGGAGCTCCCCCGTGCTGGCGCACCGCCTGGGCGAGCTGTGGACCGAGCTGTCGCGCACGCGCCACCTGGTGCACGCCGCCGCAGCCCGCGCCGACGCCGGAGACCCCGACGCACTCCCGGAGGTGCTGGCCTGCAAGGCCGCCGCCGGGGACACCGCGGTGCTGCTCACCAACGAGGCCATGACCCTCTGCGGCGGCTCCGGGTACCGGGAGAACGGCACGCTGGCGCGCCTCCTCCGCGACGCCCGCGCCAGCCACGTCATGGCCCCCACCACCGACATCCTGAAGACCTGGGTGGGGCGCGCGCTCCTGGGACAGCCGCTCCTGTGA
- a CDS encoding PAS domain-containing sensor histidine kinase translates to MAGHALLVADQSPAWAGALGPVHEARPAELAAEVGRGALREAACAVVDGTVRDAPGVARRIHAADPTLQVVVVAPADGKARLQHALLFLPGLGEVWLVEPPELNASLVERAGDVTRQRRRYRAVRPGIERSLAAAPARVQRTRLSDAYLASLLQSVPDPVLSVDEAGRILSWNPAAERVLGRPAHEVAGRPLAEVLAPDDPAPVERLLARAGGIRRAELRFRRAGGEEGTGELIVAPVDADGQNVRSVIVHDLTEQRRAQAELETQAAELQEQAAELELLNDELQQRTRELEAALGTRSRFYAAMSHELRTPINAVIGYNALLLDGIYGPLQERQEYGLTRSQRAAQHLLELVNDVLDLAKIEAGRIELQVERTPFPTVLEEVADTVRSLAEQHGSRIEVAGAAEPHAVSTDPRRLRQILLNLLSNAAKFGDGKPIELGWDPTPDGGVEVRVADHGRGIAPADLERIFHEFEQVETREGGGTGLGLPISRRLAEILGGSLRVDSTVDEGSTFRLRLPPAPPAG, encoded by the coding sequence ATGGCCGGGCACGCGCTCCTGGTGGCCGACCAGAGCCCCGCGTGGGCCGGCGCCCTGGGCCCGGTCCACGAGGCGCGCCCGGCCGAGCTCGCGGCGGAGGTGGGACGCGGGGCCCTCCGGGAGGCGGCGTGCGCGGTCGTGGACGGCACGGTCCGCGACGCCCCCGGGGTCGCCCGGAGGATCCACGCCGCCGACCCGACGCTGCAGGTGGTGGTGGTGGCCCCCGCCGACGGAAAGGCGCGGCTGCAGCACGCCCTGCTCTTCCTCCCGGGGCTGGGAGAGGTGTGGCTGGTGGAGCCGCCCGAGCTGAACGCCTCGCTGGTGGAGCGCGCGGGCGACGTCACCCGCCAGCGGCGCCGCTACCGCGCCGTACGCCCCGGGATCGAGCGGAGCCTGGCCGCCGCCCCCGCGCGCGTCCAGCGGACCCGGCTCTCCGACGCCTACCTCGCCTCGCTCCTCCAGTCCGTCCCGGACCCCGTGCTCTCGGTGGACGAAGCGGGGCGGATCCTCTCGTGGAACCCCGCCGCGGAGCGGGTGCTCGGCCGCCCCGCGCACGAGGTGGCGGGGCGCCCCCTCGCCGAGGTCCTCGCCCCGGACGACCCCGCCCCCGTGGAGCGGCTCCTCGCCCGCGCGGGCGGCATCCGCCGGGCGGAGCTCCGCTTCCGGCGAGCCGGCGGCGAGGAGGGGACCGGGGAGCTGATCGTGGCCCCGGTGGACGCCGACGGCCAGAACGTCCGCTCGGTCATCGTGCACGACCTCACCGAGCAGCGCCGCGCCCAGGCGGAGCTGGAGACCCAGGCCGCCGAGCTGCAGGAGCAGGCGGCCGAGCTGGAGCTGCTCAACGACGAGCTCCAGCAGCGCACCCGCGAGCTGGAGGCCGCCCTCGGCACCCGGAGCCGCTTCTACGCGGCCATGAGCCACGAGCTGCGCACCCCGATCAACGCGGTGATCGGGTACAACGCCCTCCTCCTCGACGGGATCTACGGCCCCCTGCAGGAGCGGCAGGAGTACGGGCTCACCCGCTCGCAGCGGGCCGCGCAGCACCTGCTGGAGCTGGTCAACGACGTCCTGGACCTGGCCAAGATCGAGGCCGGGCGCATCGAGCTGCAGGTGGAGCGGACCCCCTTCCCCACCGTGCTGGAGGAGGTGGCGGACACGGTCCGGTCGCTGGCGGAGCAGCACGGCTCCCGCATCGAGGTGGCCGGCGCGGCGGAGCCGCACGCCGTCTCCACGGACCCGCGGCGCCTCCGGCAGATCCTGCTCAACCTCCTCTCCAACGCCGCCAAGTTCGGGGACGGGAAGCCGATCGAGCTGGGATGGGATCCCACGCCCGACGGCGGGGTGGAGGTACGTGTGGCGGACCACGGGAGGGGGATCGCCCCCGCGGACCTGGAGCGGATCTTCCACGAGTTCGAGCAGGTGGAGACGCGCGAGGGCGGCGGGACGGGGCTGGGCCTCCCGATCTCCCGGCGCCTGGCCGAGATCCTGGGGGGCTCGCTGCGGGTGGACTCCACGGTGGACGAGGGGAGCACCTTCCGGCTGCGCCTCCCTCCCGCCCCGCCC